The genomic segment TTCTTGATAATACTAAGTTAAGTATAACTACAGTAACAACAGTAATTATCATTATTCTTCCTAAATCTACATTTTTTAAAGTCATAATAACTATCATGATAGCTGCAAACACTGCTATACCTATTTCATGATAATTTCTACCTATAGAAACAAAAATATCTGGGAAAAATAAGACAACCAGTACTGAAATAGGGATAGCTTCTAAAAATCTATCCATAAACTTATTCCTTGGTATAGGTATGAACTCCCCAGAAATTCTAAATAATTGAGTAACGATACCAGCAAGTATTACTACTAACCACATTTTCATCTTGCATCACTCCTCATTGATATTGTTGCGTATATTAAACTTGTTAGAGATAAAATTGATACTATTTGTAACCCTTGTGGAACCATATTGAAAGGATATATATACATAAACGTAAGTTTAATTAATAAAGCTATAATAACTATTCTAGCATTCTTAATATCCATCATTAAACTTGATACAAGTAATGATAAGAATGTTCCATAAAGTATAAACTTCATCGAGTTAATTATTATTATTGGAACAAAGTTTCCTAATACTACACCAAATAGTGCACTAAAAGCAAAACTAATATATCCTACTAAATTTACTGCAAAAGCATAGGATAAACTCTTATTCTTCTTTAACGCTAAAAATGCTACAGTTTCATCTGTAAACATTACTCCTACTATAGATTTTGATAATCTATCATAACCACTTAACGCTTTATACATTGGTATATCTATTAAAACATACCTAAAATTTAACATGGCTGCAGCAAAAACTGCTGAAAATATATCAAAATTTCCAGTAGCAAATATCTTATACAGTAGCACCTGTGATGCTCCTGAATATATTATGAAAGTCATAGCTGGTGATACTACTGAATTTACATTGTAAGTATTAGCTATTAATCCAAGGGCAAAACCAAACGGAATAAAAGCTATAGCTATACCTCTTGCTGCCTTAGCACCCTCAATAAATTCCTTTTTATTAAACTTAGTTATTAGATCCATTTTTACTCTCCAAAAAATTTATCTGTTTCTAGTAACATTATACCAAAAATTCTATAAAATTAAAAGTCAAAAAAAGCACACTTTTTAAAGTGTGCATATATTTTAATCTTGCCATTTACCTACTAAATCATTATCTACAATATTTTTTATTAATTCTGTACGTAATAGAACTAATTCTGGGTATTGATAGAAAAATAGTATCTTATTATCATATGGATTTTCATCTTCAGGGAAGTAGTCTAAAACAAATAACCTAAAACTTTCAGCAAAATCTTCATATAGATTATTTACAGCATATGCATCTACATAGTTTTCTTGATTTAGTTCATAAAATTTATTAAAGTCTTTTTCACTCTTATTATCATTATTTCTCCAATCTTGTGGAATATCTAAGTAAAATGCTTTGTAGAACTGATTAAGATATGAATCTTCTATGAAGCATTCAAGACTATCTCCATAAACTTCTTCTTCACAATCTGTATCTATATATTGTGCTTTATTAAGTGAAAAAATATGTCCTAATTCATGAACTAATACTGAAACTATACCAAATTTACTTTCATTTACATCATCAACATTAATTCCTAGTAGTTGCTCTTCAAACTTATCTCCTATAGCATTAACATAAGCAGCAGAAAAATTATTTTCATATACTTCAACTACAGTAACATCTTCTCTCCATTTTCTAGGTACCATTTTCACAAATGTTTCATATACTTCTTTAAGGTTTGCTAATTGTTTATCAGTAATATCAAAATCTATTTCACTTAATTCATCATTTTCAAGTATATCTAAAAGACCTAAAATTTTTCTTGATTCCAT from the Streptobacillus canis genome contains:
- a CDS encoding AzlC family ABC transporter permease → MDLITKFNKKEFIEGAKAARGIAIAFIPFGFALGLIANTYNVNSVVSPAMTFIIYSGASQVLLYKIFATGNFDIFSAVFAAAMLNFRYVLIDIPMYKALSGYDRLSKSIVGVMFTDETVAFLALKKNKSLSYAFAVNLVGYISFAFSALFGVVLGNFVPIIIINSMKFILYGTFLSLLVSSLMMDIKNARIVIIALLIKLTFMYIYPFNMVPQGLQIVSILSLTSLIYATISMRSDAR
- a CDS encoding AzlD domain-containing protein; this translates as MKMWLVVILAGIVTQLFRISGEFIPIPRNKFMDRFLEAIPISVLVVLFFPDIFVSIGRNYHEIGIAVFAAIMIVIMTLKNVDLGRIMIITVVTVVILNLVLSRILV